The following is a genomic window from Antechinus flavipes isolate AdamAnt ecotype Samford, QLD, Australia chromosome 3, AdamAnt_v2, whole genome shotgun sequence.
ttgaaatgaggaagagagagagccaGGATGGAGGAGGTGCTATAAAGTGGAGCTCAGCaggattttttaaatagtattttattttttccacttatatgtaaagacaatttttaacattcatttttttaaaattgtaactttttattgacagaacccatgcctgggtaattttttacaacattatcccttgcactcccttctgtgccaacttttcccctccttccatcccctcccctagatggtaagcagtcctatacattaacattcatttttaataaaatttcagagCGCAGCATGATGATTGGTCAGTAGCCTGAAAGGTCAATCCCTGAGAAATCAGTGTTCAGTGGTTAGTAGTCTAAATGGTCATTGGGAACAGTGGTCAGTAGGGTAGGTGTCATTGACACAGAGATGAGATAGACTAGTTATTAAACTGAAGAGGTCATGAGGATGAAAGTCAGTGGGATTATTCAGTGATAGCCTAAAACATCAGTGGGACTTGGGCTAGTGACCTGAGAGGGAAGTAATCAGTGCTCTGAAGGGGTCTCTGGGATTGCCAAGGGATTAACGATAGAAAGAGGGGGAGTCAGCAGCCTGGGGGATTGGGGAATTCCTGGTccagcctccctcccttcctccctccctatctaGGTTTATGGATCTGGCCGAAGTGATCGTGGTGGTCGGTGGCTGCGACAGGACAGGGCTGCTGACCTTGCCCTTCGTCGATGCTTACCATCCCTGGAGCCGCGAGTGGAAGACGCTGCCTAGTGTGCCCGGCTGCACCAAATCCGAGTTTGCCATGTGCGCCATGAGGAACAACATCTACCTCTCAGGTGAGCACGGGGCCACTCCAGGACCCATCATGGGCCTGCCTGAATTGGCTGAGACCCTCAGCAATGGCAGAGCCTGAAGTAACTGGCTTCTGCTTCATCCTCTCCTCTGGCTCCCCTGCTGGCCCCACCTCTCCATCCAGAATTTAGAGCCAAAAAGAAACCTGGAGATAATATAGGTCAATTCCCAATTCTCAGATAGGGAGACTGGAGTCTAAAGAAGGGATGAGATTTGCATGTGTTACACAGGAGAGGAATGGCTGCATCCAAGAGGAGAACCGCGCCATTTACTAGCACGATCTCCATGGACACTGAGCAATTCCCTTCTGTTCCCTCCCCCTAAATTGCCCCATGTCTAACCCAAAAAGGTTAAACAGATGATCTCATGCTGCCATTTTCTGCTCTACCTAAGGTCTGAGGTCCATACCAGCTCTTTTCTAAGATTTCTCCCATGGCCTACACTTTGTATACGCTGTctgaaggtcccttccaggtcaGCCGTTCTCTGTTCTATATTCTCCGGTCGTTTCTGTCTCTGACATGCTATGGTTCACTCTCCTCAGGTGGCCACATCCACAGTCGTGACCTCTGGATGTTCCGATCTCAGCTGCAGACTTGGGTCAGGGCAGCGCCCCTGAATGAGGGCAGGTGGAGGCACAAGATGGCCGTCATGCAAGGGCGGGTAGGTGGGTGCCATCTGGGTCACCAACCCCCTTGGGTCTCCAGTTGCCAGACCTGCCCCTACAAAGGAATATCCCAAGGCTGAACTCATCCAGAAGATTCCAAACCCAGCTGATGTAGGGGGTGTATGAGCTTGGCAGGGGTACCCCTAAGCCCAGGGGAGTGGGCTGACTGATCAAAAGagtaaaagcacttagcacaataagGTACTTCATGAATACTTATTCCCTGTTCTTCTCTCCCAAGGTCCACAGTGGACCTTCCTGATGgtcaaatgggaataaaataaCCCCTATATActattgttgtgagaatcaaatgcaataatatttgtaaagcacgctacagtttgcaaagtgctatgtaaatgctagctagaGATCTCCTTAATAATGAATTCAAGAAATTAATTCTTGCTGTCTTAATCCAAGTCACCTAAAGAGTCTATATGCCAAAGACCTTCAGGAGAGACAACACGTATGTAGTTAATCACTTATAAGACACATACAAATCAAACAGAAGCTAACCTTAGATGGGAAGGCCCTAGATTGTTAAGATTTGTGCAGAGAATCTTTTTACTTCAGCCCACAGGCTTTTTATTCTTCATTGCTCTCaaaaccttttctgatttctgagtTCTTGTTCCAGGCCCCTGAACCCACTTGATTCCTGCATTATATCTTATTCctaattatctttccctttctattgtTGCCTTCAAAGGCTGCCATCTGTTCCTGCTCCCTCATCTGCCCCCCATCGCAACACAATGGAGATGGTTCACTTCTAAGGTTGATTTATAAAGGAAAGATAATATATAGATGTGTAAATTATAAAGTCATTAGAAGTACAAGGCCAAAATCGACCCAGTTCCAGCTGTAATAGACTGAAACTTCCCAAGATATTCTCTGGAGTTGTAATTCCCCCAGTCTACACATCCCCCCCTTTTGAACCCACATGAAATTAGCATCTTTAATTGAACCATAAGCAGGGCAGGGTGCTTGGGACTTTGTCCCAGGGTGCTGATATCACTTGCAGTCCTTTAGCAGTCAGAGACATCTGAGCCTAGCTTGTGGGTATCaagaattagttaaaataggaaacaACCAAGAGAATTTGCTGGCAGCCTCCCACCACATGAGCCCCTCCTTACTTGCCCTTTGGTAGTTTCTTTACCATCAGTCAGTGTCTTGGGGTCTCCAGGGCTCTCCCCACCAAAAATACCCCAAAACAACTGAATTAAGATCCTGTTATACTGCTTACACTAAGAACAAACATTTCTAGTTAAGAGCTCAAAAACTTAGAACAGTCCCAAGCCTATTTGTAATTGGGGCTAGATCAAACTCACTAATCCAATCTATAGTtccctgttccttttttttttttttaaaccatctgtAATTCTCCTGATGATATAGCATCCTGCTCTGATTTCTACCTAATCCTTACCTACTTACCATCCATCCACttccacaaatgaaaaaaaaagaaaatacacacaaGCTTGGAGACAGAATGTCACCATTCTGAAAGTTTACTGTAGGTAGACTCAGAGACTTTAGGACacaaaagaaacttttttaatgcccttattttatagaaaagaaaattgaatcccCATGAAGAGAAGAGATTTGTACAAAGTCACATGACTGTTAAGGGAAGGATTTCAATCCAGATCTTTGGACTTTAAATTCAGCATTCCTTCCATTAAGGCACACTGATCTCACAAAGATCCATGCCCTAGATGGAAATACTAAAGATTTCTGATTGTTGGCTGAAATTATGAGGAGgaacttcctaaaggagatggGATTAAACCAGGTCCTTCAAAGGTAGATAACCTTAagtagggagagaagaaggagaagggcatggaagagaagggaagggaaggaaggaaggagacatggaagaaagccaggaaaagaAGAACTAGCCAGAGCAGAGACTTCACATAATAGGAAAGTGTTGAGAGGATCAGGCTATTGAAGGAGGTAGCTTGAGATCACATAGGTTGGAAAGGTTCAAATCAGAGGTTGAGGGTTTGGACATGATCCTGTGAGCAGGGGAAGCCACTGCAGGAATTCAACACTGATCACTTGGTCCTCTGggactcttcctctttctcccagcTCTATGCCGTGGGAGGCTTTGATGGTGTCCACCGCCTGAGGAGTGTGGAATGCTATGACCCCTTCTTCAACACCTGGACCCCTATACCCCCACTCCTGGAGGCTGTGAGCTCAGCAGCTGTGGTGCCCTGCTGCAATAAGCTCTACGTGATTGGAGGTGCTGTGGATGACGGCTTCAACACAGACAAGGTGAGCCAAGCAAAGGAATGGACATGGGGAGGTAGAGGAAattaagtgggggggggggatgacAGCTTTCTTTTGGAGCTCCTTTTGCCAGGTCAGCAAGGCCATTGCTGTCTAAGGTGAAGCTGAAATTTCTGGTTCCAGGttgcttcctctttcttcctgaCCAACACAAAGCTCTTGCACTTAGTCTAGCTGACAAGTCTTGGTTCAATTCAACTAAACAGATACAAGGTTAGCATTTTTAGAGTTTTTTAAATATGCTTCACATATCgagagaaagagattgaataaaaattttttaccCTCAGGAAACTCCATGTCtaataggtttattttatatcctgcaactttgcaaaagttaattgtttctaatagtttttaaaattgattctctaggattctctaagtatactatcatattatgtgcaaagagtgatagttttgtttcctcattacctaccctattttctttaatttctttttcttcttttattgcttttaaaaaaaatattagcacACATTGCTTtagaatcatattgggagagaaaaattaaagcaaaagggaaaaatcatgggagagataaaaaacacaataaagaagtgaacatagcttgtgttgatttacattcgatctccttagttctttttctgggtgcagatggcattttctgtccaaagtctattgggattgctttgaatcactgaaccactgagaagaaccaagttttttcatagttgattatcgcacattcttgctgttacaatgtacaatgtgttcctggttctgcttgtttcattcagcatcagtttgtgtaaatctttacaggcttttctaaagtcagattgttcatcattttttatagaacaataatatttcattactgtCATGTACCACaccttgttcaaccatttcccaactgatggcatccactcattttctaattctttgctaccacaaaaaaaaaaaaaaaaaaaaaaaaaaagctgctccaaacgtttttgcacacgtggatccttttccctcctttatgattatcttgggatacagatccagtaatggctgGGTCAacgggtatgcacagtttgatagccctttagatatagctccagattgctctccagaatggttggaccacttcacaactccaccaacaatacattagtgtcccagtttttccacatctccaacatttatttcttttattgctaaaactacatttctagtacaatactgaataatagtgtTGATAATGGGCacccttgtttcacccctgatcttactgggaatgtttctaatttattcccattacatttaatgcttgctgatagttttagatagataccacttattattttaagaaaaactccatttattcctctgttctctagtgtttttaataggattaGGTGTTGTACTTCAAAATGgaacaatttttttaacataataaaaacataaaggaaGCATAAATAGGTTAGATTAGTCCAcccttgagtcaggaggacctgagttcaaatatgacctcaattcactgtgtgaccccaggcaaagaatttaatcccaattgcacCTCTactccccccctccaaaaaaaaaaccatcaggGAGGAATAAATAAAGTATCAAAACATGGAAAGGAAAGACTATTTTTGCTTTCTGAAGGAGGCAGCACCTAAACTGGATTCTGAAGGAAGATAATAGTTTTAATCCGACAAGCCTTTATTGATCACCTGCTCTGTACAAGGCAGTGCgtagacaaagacaaaaacagttgCTACCTTTGAGAACCTTACCTTCAATCTGAGGTGgctgaaaagggaaggggatctGGCTGTGCTAGAAAGAGTTTGAACAGAGGTACACAGACAAGAAAGCAAAATATCCATAGCGAAGGGAGGAAAGTGGTTATAGGTATAGATCTAAAATGGAGGGGACCTCAGAAGCCCTCTGCTCAACTTCCCCTACtctatggatgaagaaactgagtccaagAGAAGGGTCTCTTgttgccccaggtcacacaggCCATCGGTgtcagaagtaaaatttgaactcaggctctttTACCCCAGAGTCAGGGCTCTTTCCACTTTATTATACCACTTCTCTCAATTTGACTTTCATTTGAGTGAAACAGAATATAGGAAAACGAGCAGGGGATTAAAAGAGATATTGAAATTAGAATGCAGATGACTTTGACTGTGAGTCAAAGATTTTAGACTCAATATTGTTGGCAGAGAGGACCTGGTCAAATTAGGGAAATGATTTGGGGGGCTGTAGGAGGGATGGGATGAGAGGAAAGAACCTGGAGGCAGGTAGAGTAATTAAGAGGCTATTGTAGCAgttcaaatgaaaagaaagtccAGAATGAGgatgaagagagaagggaatggattGGAGAGAGGTGGACACAGGAACCACAACTCTTGGATGGAGCCCAATTCAGGCTCTGATAATCTATTCCAAGGCTCCTAGATAGAAAAATCTCTGACTCTGTCCTGAGGATCCtaacttttttgtatcatggaccaCTCTGGTAGTTTAGTGAAACTATGGGGcccttttcagaattttattttaaatgtataaaatgaaatatatagattacaaagaaaccaatttcattaaaatttttttgttgttcaatcatgtctgattctttgtgacccctgttgggttttttcttaataaagatattggagtagtttgccatttccttctccagctcttttgacaaatgaagaaactgagcaaatatggttaagtgacttgcccaggatcacatagctactaaagtgtctgaggctagatttgaactgtagacaaatcttcctgactccaggcctggtactttatccactgtaccacctagctgccctaaaatagttatcaatatattttaaaaacaagttcaccAAATCCCAGTTTAAGAACTCATGTGTGTCTAAAcatatttcccagctttctataCAAGGATGTAGTATTACACTGTagcttacatttttattattattcacaataatgataataaattatagttcaaatttatataaagctttaaggtttgcaaagcattcttCTTTGATTCTATAGACAAAAGTGGTATGTGGCTGGGAGGCCTGAGGCCCTGATCCTCTCATCTCCATCTGGCTTTCTGGAGCTTCCAGCACCAGGAGAATCCATCTCCCTCCCTGACTCTACTGACCTCCTCCTTCAGGTGCAATGCTATGATCCTGGGGAAGACAAGTGGAGACTCCTTTCTCCAGCTCCCTTCACTCAGAGGTGCATAGAAGCTGTGGCTCTGGATGACACCATTTACGTGGTAGGGGGTCTCCTGAACAAGATCTTCAGCTATGATCCATGCAGAGATTTCTGGGCAGAAGCAGCTTCTCTCCCTGGGCCCTTGGTAAGGAGGGGGCCTGTGTTCCATCTGGGCTCCTTTGGGGATGGCATGGGAGGAGGGGAAGCAAATAGTCTAAGATAACCTCCCCATTAAGACAGACATTCTAAGGCAAGACTCTTAAACTGGAATCCATAGAACTCAAGTAGATAGATGTCAGGAAATCCATaaatttggatggggaaaaaagctatatctttattttaatgaaattggctttctttgtaatgttacatatcttatttttatatatttaaattcattattcttaaaaggggtccataggtttcaATTAACTGCAAAAAAGGTTCCatgactatctatctatctatctatctatctatctatctatctatctatctatcaagtgtctgaggctagatttgaattctagacaagtcttcttgacttccggcctgatgctctatctactgcaccacctagatacCCAAAATAGagatatcaatatatttttaaaaccagtTCACTGAATCCCAGAGTAAGAACTCATGGGTGTCTAAACAAATTGCTCAGTTTTCTATACAAGGATGTagtattacattatttttattattattcataataatgaTCTTATAATtggaatttttataatttatttaaatctttaagatttacaaagcacacACATATCTCATATATCATACACGTCTGTCTCTTGGCCTTCCAGGAGAGCTGTGGAGTGACTGTTTGCGGCAGGAAGATCTATATCCTTGGTGGTCGGGACTCGAGAGGAAAAGGCACAGATAAGACCTTTGCCTTTGACCCACTAAGTGGGTGCTTGGAAAACCAACAACCTCTGCAACGATGCACCAGTGCCCATGGCTGCGTCACCATCCTTCAGCACCTCGGCCAGAGACAGACCCACCCAAAAGGGCTGAGTAGGGTTATCTGAACCCTTCAGCATAAACATCTTGGATGCACAATAATCGCTGCCAAGACCCAAGAGAACCTCTGCCTCCATTCCTGTGAGGTCTCTGTGTACATAAATCTGATTaacttattttccccttttattacaGAAATAAGGCCTGATTTACTTTTATTCATTCAAGCTGGCAAGTGTGTTATTTCTGAATGCAGATATACCCCATAGGATTTCATTTCTTACCTCCAAGAAAAAAGGCTTAATTCCTTACCTTTATACAATTCTTTAAAGTATACTGTAAAGGATTATAAATATTTGagctattaatattataaaatattttacagtttGTGAAAGGCTTTCTAGAGCATCTTTTTTGAACTATTCTGCTCTGATTTCACCCCTGGTAGATTGTATTTGTCATTgttcagagctgaaagagatcttagaaatcttCTAGTACAacctcttttcattttataaataaggaaactgaggtccaaggaaaTTTGAACCCAAGAGAAATTAAGTCACTTGTAAAGGCAAAAAGTCAAGCCTTCTGAGTCATCAAACTCAGAGCTGGATCACAGTTCAGGAaacatactctttttttaaacaaacatttattatcgtttttagctttttattttcaaaaaatatgcatagataattttcagcattcacccttgtaaaaccttgtgttacaatttttttctccctcccttcccccaccccttccctagacaccaagtaatgcaatatatgttaaacatgtgcaattcttctatacatatttttgcaattatcatatttcatgaaaaaaatcagaccaaagggggaaaatgaaaaaaatgtaagcaaacaacaacgaaaaatgtgaaaatactgtattgtgatccaactcagttcccacagttctctctctgagttcagatggctctcctcatcacaagattattggaactggcctgaatcatctcattgttgaaaagagccacatccatcacagttgattatcacataaacTTGTTCTTGCTCTATACAACactcttagttctattcacttcacttagcatcagttcttgtaagtctttccagtcttttctgaaatcatcttgctgatcgtttcttgtagaacattaatattccataacattcacataccataacttattctccattctccaactgaggggcatccactcagtttccagtttcttgccacataaaaagggctgctgcaaacatttttgtacatgtggggccttttccattttttatgatctctttaggacacagacccaatagagacactgctgtgtcaaagggtatgtgcagtttgataattttttgagcatagttacaaattgtgcTTCAGAATGggtgaatcagttcacaactccatcaacaatgtattagtgtccagttttcccacatcccctccaacattcatcattatctttcaggaaacaTACTTAAAGCAGCCATATTCAAGAAACTAATGGAGATCTTTTTTAAGAGacaaagtagatttatttattaaaggaCATATTTTGAATGTCATCTCTGAATGTGGTATTATGCAAACAGCCCTGAGCAAGGAACTAAGAGACATCCCTTGAAATCActgcatgactttgggcaaatcaactAAACACCCTGAGTCTAGGTTTTCCCCTCTTTAAAGTGAGtggattgaactaaatgatttctaaggaccCTGTCAACACTGACATAtcctgttctaagggccctcccagctctgacatcctgggttctaagggtcctcctggctctgacatcctgtgtcctaaggttcctcccagctctgacatcctgggttctaagggccctcccagctctaattcatgttctaaagtcccttaCAACTCTTAATAGTCTACAAATTAAGAGCAGTTTTAACACTTAATGTTCTAT
Proteins encoded in this region:
- the KLHL35 gene encoding kelch-like protein 35, which translates into the protein MPASPTREETESRSDHPSQAGFCVGSARAPQALQTLPVHQLRGTPTDVVLRAGDRDFPCHRAALSAGSTYFRALFAGGAPQEDMVLLPQVSPRVLGLLLDHLYGAGVSLLEEDAAALLALSDLLGVLPLRETCASFLEGQLGPQNCLAFLQLARTFSLPSLGAGSLRVVRRAFPEVSSQPEFLELELAQVAELLADESLGVAKEEAVFEAAMRWVRHDPPTRQRHLPGLLKQVRLPLLAPAYFLQKVEADEMVQASRECHPLLLEARQCFILGREGSSWKATPRRFMDLAEVIVVVGGCDRTGLLTLPFVDAYHPWSREWKTLPSVPGCTKSEFAMCAMRNNIYLSGGHIHSRDLWMFRSQLQTWVRAAPLNEGRWRHKMAVMQGRLYAVGGFDGVHRLRSVECYDPFFNTWTPIPPLLEAVSSAAVVPCCNKLYVIGGAVDDGFNTDKVQCYDPGEDKWRLLSPAPFTQRCIEAVALDDTIYVVGGLLNKIFSYDPCRDFWAEAASLPGPLESCGVTVCGRKIYILGGRDSRGKGTDKTFAFDPLSGCLENQQPLQRCTSAHGCVTILQHLGQRQTHPKGLSRVI